In Halomarina litorea, a single window of DNA contains:
- the msrA gene encoding peptide-methionine (S)-S-oxide reductase MsrA: protein MTTTDSETRATFAGGCFWCTEAAFEELEGVSDVTSGYCGGHVEDPTYEAVCRGETGHAEAIQFRYDPDVIGYEELLAVFFTVHDPTQLNRQGPDVGTQYRSAIFYHDEDQRELAESFIEELEAEDTYGDPIVTEVNELETFYEAEEYHQNYYEKNPGDAYCQFNADPKIRKVKEKFADKVKQEA from the coding sequence ATGACGACCACCGACTCCGAGACGCGCGCCACGTTCGCGGGCGGCTGCTTCTGGTGTACCGAGGCCGCCTTCGAGGAACTGGAGGGCGTCTCCGACGTGACCTCCGGCTACTGCGGCGGGCACGTCGAGGACCCCACCTACGAGGCGGTCTGTCGCGGCGAGACGGGCCACGCCGAGGCCATCCAGTTCCGCTACGACCCCGACGTCATCGGCTACGAGGAACTGCTCGCCGTGTTCTTCACGGTCCACGACCCCACCCAACTGAATCGGCAGGGGCCGGACGTGGGCACGCAGTACCGCTCCGCGATATTCTACCACGACGAGGACCAGCGGGAACTCGCGGAGTCGTTCATCGAGGAACTGGAGGCCGAGGATACCTACGGCGACCCCATCGTCACCGAGGTGAACGAACTGGAGACGTTCTACGAGGCCGAGGAGTACCACCAGAACTACTACGAGAAGAACCCCGGCGACGCCTACTGCCAGTTCAACGCCGACCCGAAGATTCGGAAGGTGAAAGAGAAGTTCGCCGACAAGGTCAAACAGGAGGCCTGA
- a CDS encoding bacterio-opsin activator domain-containing protein, translating to MAEQAGTGAPFHDKSTTDVLERVTDAVFALDGEGRFTYLNERAEHIFGRDGEELLGEVVWEAFPEATDSTVRDAHERAMATQEPVSFEEYYAPLDSWVEMRAYPSETGLSVYLRDVTDRVRRENRLEGRERALRRAYEVLAGNDRTFEEKVDALLEVVREAVGTRYATLSRVRDDEYVFEAIAVPDGTDVQPGERIPLDVTNCERVVSSGQSLVLDDIEGDAPDLAAREGNRKWGVSCYLGAPVYRDGDLYGTFCFYDTEPRVEPFSDWEVTFVELLSDWVSHELDRKHHLDQLAVLDELGGVVREVTAAVVDQSTREELETVACRGLAEADAYRFAWVGGVDQTRGQVAPRATVGAGDYLDAADLTYGEDVDNTPLGRAVQTGTVQVGRVGGFGSDGGSWEARAERHGVECWAAVPITDEGTVYGVLNVYSARPDAFRDQELQMVEQLGELVGHAITATQRKESLMSEDVVEVEFEVRSAFPEADRRGEAGMVRFDRTVSVGVDDYLLYGGADDAGIETLRAVADRQPEWQSLEVLSDRGAETRFELHLSEPPVVSTVAAHGGRVESARLDGSTYRLTVHLPHGADVHTLVDGVQQSYPDAEVIAQRRTAQREDAGTDLPTTLLDGLTDRQRATVEAAFYGGFFEWPRDSTGEELASSMGVSPATFHQHLRTGERKILAALLASDD from the coding sequence ATGGCTGAACAGGCGGGAACGGGCGCTCCCTTCCACGACAAGTCGACGACGGACGTCCTCGAACGTGTCACCGACGCCGTCTTCGCGCTCGACGGGGAGGGGCGCTTTACGTACCTCAACGAGCGTGCCGAGCACATCTTCGGACGCGACGGGGAGGAACTACTCGGGGAGGTCGTCTGGGAGGCGTTCCCCGAGGCGACGGACTCCACGGTCCGGGACGCCCACGAACGGGCGATGGCGACGCAGGAACCCGTCTCCTTCGAGGAGTACTACGCGCCGCTCGATAGCTGGGTCGAGATGCGCGCGTACCCCTCCGAGACCGGCCTCTCGGTGTACCTGCGCGACGTCACCGACCGCGTCCGCCGGGAGAACCGACTGGAGGGCCGCGAGCGCGCCCTCCGCCGCGCCTACGAGGTCCTCGCGGGGAACGACCGGACGTTCGAGGAGAAGGTCGACGCGCTGCTGGAGGTGGTCCGGGAAGCCGTCGGGACGAGGTACGCGACGCTCTCGCGCGTCCGGGACGACGAGTACGTCTTCGAGGCCATCGCCGTGCCGGACGGCACCGACGTCCAGCCCGGCGAGCGCATCCCGCTCGACGTGACGAACTGCGAGCGCGTCGTCTCGAGCGGCCAGTCGCTCGTCCTCGACGACATCGAGGGGGACGCCCCGGACCTGGCGGCCCGCGAGGGGAACCGCAAGTGGGGGGTCTCCTGCTACCTCGGCGCGCCGGTGTATCGCGACGGCGACCTGTACGGGACGTTCTGCTTCTACGATACGGAACCGCGGGTCGAACCCTTCAGCGACTGGGAGGTGACGTTCGTCGAACTCCTCAGTGACTGGGTGAGCCACGAACTCGACCGGAAGCACCACCTCGACCAGTTGGCCGTGCTCGACGAACTCGGCGGCGTCGTCCGCGAGGTGACGGCCGCCGTCGTCGACCAGTCGACCCGCGAGGAACTGGAGACCGTCGCCTGTCGGGGCCTCGCCGAGGCCGACGCCTACCGGTTCGCGTGGGTCGGCGGCGTCGACCAGACTCGAGGACAGGTAGCCCCGCGCGCGACGGTCGGGGCCGGCGACTACCTCGACGCCGCCGACCTCACCTACGGGGAGGACGTCGACAACACACCGCTCGGACGGGCGGTGCAGACGGGGACGGTGCAGGTCGGCCGCGTCGGGGGGTTCGGGTCGGACGGGGGCTCTTGGGAGGCGCGGGCCGAGCGCCACGGGGTCGAGTGCTGGGCGGCGGTCCCCATCACCGACGAGGGGACGGTGTACGGGGTGCTGAACGTCTACTCCGCGCGGCCAGACGCCTTCCGCGACCAGGAACTGCAGATGGTCGAGCAACTCGGGGAACTGGTGGGCCACGCCATCACGGCCACCCAGCGCAAGGAGTCGCTGATGAGCGAGGACGTCGTCGAGGTGGAGTTCGAGGTCCGGAGCGCGTTCCCGGAGGCCGACCGTCGCGGGGAGGCGGGGATGGTGCGGTTCGACCGGACGGTCTCGGTCGGCGTCGACGACTACCTTCTCTACGGCGGAGCCGACGACGCGGGCATAGAGACGCTGCGCGCGGTGGCGGACCGACAGCCCGAGTGGCAGTCACTGGAGGTGCTGAGCGACCGCGGCGCCGAGACGCGCTTCGAACTCCACCTCTCCGAACCGCCGGTCGTCTCCACCGTCGCCGCACACGGGGGGCGCGTCGAGTCGGCGCGTCTCGACGGGAGCACCTACCGGCTGACGGTCCACCTCCCGCACGGGGCGGACGTCCACACGCTGGTCGACGGGGTCCAGCAGTCGTACCCCGACGCGGAGGTCATCGCCCAGCGCCGGACCGCACAGCGCGAGGACGCGGGCACCGACCTCCCCACCACGCTCCTCGACGGCCTCACGGACCGACAGCGAGCGACCGTCGAGGCCGCCTTCTACGGCGGGTTCTTCGAGTGGCCGCGCGACAGCACGGGCGAGGAACTCGCGTCCTCGATGGGCGTCTCGCCCGCGACGTTCCACCAGCACCTCCGGACCGGCGAGCGCAAGATACTGGCCGCGCTGCTGGCGAGCGACGACTGA
- a CDS encoding glycosyltransferase, protein MHVLNLVSSTGTPLLQQQLPELERQGVKSTVLSVPGKYNPSGQRSISNYVHLWGTVLRHTIRNGDYDLIHANYGLLAPIALAQPSSLPVVCSLWGTDLYGNFGWAVRRAARRCDAVVVMSEKMREDLGGDCVVIPHGIDFEKFKPRPQAEEREHLGWDPDAHHVLFPYSPRREVKDYPRAERVISAVDDRVEESVYLQVVQGITHDKVARYHNASDALLLTSRYEGMPNSVKEALACNLPVVSTDVGDVARRLEGVRPSAVCDTDEELVDAMVDVLERGERSNGREQIADLRLERTVERLREVYRDVSQ, encoded by the coding sequence ATGCACGTACTCAATCTCGTCTCCTCTACGGGAACGCCGCTGTTGCAACAACAACTCCCCGAACTCGAGCGGCAGGGCGTGAAGTCGACGGTCCTCTCGGTGCCGGGCAAGTACAACCCGAGCGGGCAGCGCTCGATATCCAACTACGTCCACCTCTGGGGGACCGTGCTCCGCCACACCATCCGGAACGGGGACTACGACCTCATCCACGCGAACTACGGCCTCCTCGCGCCCATCGCCCTCGCACAGCCCAGTTCGCTCCCCGTCGTCTGTTCGCTCTGGGGGACGGACCTCTACGGCAACTTCGGCTGGGCGGTCCGACGGGCCGCCCGACGCTGCGACGCCGTAGTCGTGATGTCCGAGAAGATGCGCGAGGACCTGGGTGGGGACTGCGTCGTCATCCCGCACGGCATCGACTTCGAGAAGTTCAAACCCCGGCCACAGGCCGAAGAGCGCGAGCACCTCGGGTGGGACCCCGACGCCCACCACGTCCTGTTCCCCTACTCGCCCCGCCGCGAGGTCAAGGACTACCCGCGGGCCGAGCGTGTCATCAGCGCCGTCGACGACCGGGTCGAGGAGTCGGTCTACCTCCAGGTCGTCCAGGGTATCACCCACGACAAGGTCGCGCGCTACCACAACGCGTCCGACGCACTCCTGCTGACGTCGCGGTACGAGGGGATGCCCAACTCCGTCAAGGAGGCCCTCGCGTGCAACCTCCCGGTCGTCTCGACGGACGTGGGCGACGTGGCCCGACGGCTGGAGGGCGTCAGGCCCTCGGCCGTCTGTGACACCGACGAGGAACTGGTCGACGCGATGGTCGACGTCCTGGAGCGCGGCGAGCGCTCGAACGGGCGCGAACAGATCGCCGACCTCCGACTCGAACGGACCGTCGAACGCCTGCGGGAGGTCTACCGGGACGTCTCGCAGTGA
- a CDS encoding transcription initiation factor IIB: protein MSETQYQADVDRRDADSADERAAEPVGGSAEKAGPEGDRGSSRNCPECGGLLVPDTTHGETVCAECGLVVAERAVDYGPEWRAYNAAEDHARNRGGAPTTPLRHDKGLTTTIDWQNKDAYGRALSPQQYRHVQRLRTWDERFVVRNNKERNLKQALAEIDRMASSLSLPRDVRETAGVIYRRALEESLLPGRSIEAIATSALYAAARQAGTPRSISEVTEVSRVDELEFKRAYRYLVRELGLAVQLADPRNYVRRFVSDLDLSPDTERVAKELLDVGDEHHLLDGRSPVALAAAAVYAAASLADEGVTQAQVSRVADVSDVTIRTRYKELLRAAEHVPSP, encoded by the coding sequence ATGAGCGAAACGCAGTACCAGGCTGACGTCGACCGACGCGACGCGGACAGCGCGGACGAACGAGCGGCGGAACCTGTCGGGGGTTCGGCCGAGAAAGCGGGGCCGGAGGGCGACCGGGGGTCCAGTCGGAACTGCCCCGAGTGCGGCGGGCTTCTCGTCCCGGACACGACGCACGGCGAGACGGTCTGCGCCGAGTGCGGACTGGTCGTCGCGGAGCGTGCAGTCGACTACGGTCCGGAGTGGCGCGCGTACAACGCCGCCGAGGACCACGCGCGCAACCGCGGCGGCGCGCCGACGACGCCCCTCAGACACGACAAGGGGCTGACGACGACCATCGACTGGCAGAACAAGGACGCCTACGGGCGGGCGCTCTCGCCCCAGCAGTACCGCCACGTCCAGCGACTCCGGACGTGGGACGAGCGGTTCGTCGTCCGCAACAACAAGGAACGGAACCTGAAGCAGGCGCTCGCCGAAATCGACCGCATGGCGAGTTCCCTCTCGTTGCCCCGCGACGTCCGCGAGACGGCGGGCGTCATCTATCGCCGGGCGCTCGAGGAGAGCCTCCTGCCGGGGCGGTCCATCGAGGCCATCGCGACCAGCGCGCTGTACGCCGCCGCCCGGCAGGCCGGCACGCCCCGCTCCATCAGCGAGGTGACGGAGGTGAGCCGGGTGGACGAACTGGAGTTCAAGCGGGCGTACCGCTACCTCGTCCGCGAACTCGGTCTCGCGGTCCAGCTGGCCGACCCGCGCAACTACGTCCGCCGGTTCGTCTCCGACCTCGACCTCTCGCCGGACACGGAGCGGGTCGCGAAGGAACTGCTCGACGTGGGCGACGAACACCACCTGCTCGACGGGCGCAGTCCCGTCGCGCTGGCGGCCGCCGCCGTCTACGCCGCCGCCTCGCTCGCCGACGAGGGCGTCACACAGGCGCAGGTCAGCCGCGTCGCCGACGTGAGCGACGTGACCATCCGCACCCGCTACAAGGAACTGCTCCGGGCGGCCGAACACGTCCCGTCGCCGTAA
- a CDS encoding DUF7331 family protein yields the protein MTYTHHPPDLHREDEPTSDQDVALTLTGGRVLLYDSRNHRAWIVSSASVVLSDAA from the coding sequence ATGACCTACACGCACCACCCGCCCGACCTGCACCGCGAGGACGAGCCGACCTCGGACCAGGACGTCGCCTTGACGCTCACCGGTGGACGGGTCCTCCTCTACGACTCCCGGAACCACCGGGCGTGGATCGTCTCGAGCGCCTCCGTCGTGCTCTCCGACGCCGCCTGA
- the tatA gene encoding twin-arginine translocase TatA/TatE family subunit translates to MFRAVIAQFAPIPGGMELLIILFIILLLFGANKVPKLARSAGQAMGEYQKGRQTVEEELAEMRTGAVGTEDDVEFDAETVEGEDDPDLDIDMETTDDQSSTLDKESAA, encoded by the coding sequence ATGTTCAGAGCAGTCATCGCACAGTTCGCGCCCATCCCCGGTGGCATGGAGTTGCTCATCATCCTGTTCATCATCCTGCTGCTGTTCGGCGCGAACAAGGTTCCCAAGCTCGCCCGGTCCGCCGGGCAGGCGATGGGCGAGTACCAGAAGGGGAGACAGACCGTCGAGGAGGAACTGGCCGAGATGCGCACCGGCGCGGTGGGGACCGAGGACGACGTGGAGTTCGACGCCGAGACCGTCGAGGGCGAGGACGACCCGGACCTCGACATCGACATGGAGACCACCGACGACCAATCGAGCACACTCGACAAGGAGTCGGCGGCGTAG
- a CDS encoding DUF63 family protein, translating to MYKYASLAHLVLQSGTPGTAPTFPFHLLLILGVTGLLLVALAALRPAVNEATVVAFVPWVGVAAGLALFGRTAALSPTLTSVLRPPLVYLVTLDVAALLWLAFLLGLVDSRGWSPAGAMGILGLLAVSPIVGVSVALDGGAVELFWTVTSVALTTVVTATVWAVLALYHPAITGRTGVLGALVVFGQVLDSITTMVGIDVLGLSEQTPLSRAVLDLAGLLPTADLLGVGWLFTLLKLAMAVAIVWTVADHLHRPAQKYLLLGVAATAGLGPGFQNLLLYAIL from the coding sequence ATGTACAAGTACGCGTCTCTGGCACATCTCGTGCTCCAGTCGGGCACCCCTGGTACGGCGCCCACGTTTCCGTTTCACCTCCTCCTGATACTGGGCGTGACGGGACTCCTCCTGGTCGCACTGGCTGCCCTCCGTCCCGCCGTGAACGAGGCCACCGTCGTGGCGTTCGTCCCGTGGGTCGGCGTCGCCGCCGGGCTGGCGCTGTTCGGACGGACCGCCGCGCTCTCGCCGACGCTCACCTCGGTGCTCCGGCCGCCGCTCGTCTACCTGGTGACGCTCGACGTCGCCGCCCTGCTCTGGCTGGCGTTCCTGCTCGGACTGGTCGACTCCCGCGGGTGGTCGCCCGCGGGCGCGATGGGCATCCTCGGCCTGCTGGCCGTCTCGCCCATCGTCGGCGTCAGCGTCGCCCTCGACGGCGGGGCGGTCGAACTGTTCTGGACGGTCACCAGCGTCGCGCTGACGACCGTCGTCACGGCGACCGTGTGGGCGGTCCTCGCGCTGTACCACCCCGCGATAACCGGGCGGACGGGCGTCCTCGGCGCACTCGTGGTCTTCGGGCAGGTGCTCGACAGCATCACCACGATGGTCGGCATCGACGTCCTCGGGCTGTCGGAGCAGACCCCGCTGTCGCGGGCCGTCCTCGACCTCGCGGGCCTCCTGCCGACCGCCGACCTCCTCGGCGTCGGCTGGCTGTTCACGCTCCTCAAACTCGCGATGGCCGTCGCCATCGTCTGGACCGTCGCGGACCACCTCCACCGCCCCGCGCAGAAGTACCTCCTCCTGGGGGTCGCGGCGACGGCCGGACTCGGTCCCGGCTTCCAGAACCTCCTCCTGTACGCCATCCTCTGA
- a CDS encoding DUF7123 family protein, translating to MSTTTTHTEKQQRILSYLREHAQTRSYFKSRQIGEALGLSPKEVGANITAVLANGGETDLAIEKWGYSSSTTWKVTLSMN from the coding sequence ATGAGCACGACCACGACCCACACCGAGAAACAGCAACGCATCCTGAGCTACCTCCGGGAACACGCCCAGACCCGGTCGTACTTCAAGTCCCGACAGATCGGCGAGGCCCTCGGCCTCTCGCCGAAGGAGGTCGGCGCGAACATCACGGCCGTCCTCGCCAACGGGGGCGAGACCGACCTCGCCATCGAGAAGTGGGGGTACTCCTCCAGTACGACGTGGAAGGTCACGCTCTCGATGAACTGA
- a CDS encoding DUF63 family protein yields the protein MATLQHRVDPLQAWLGTLAGLVALLSGGMLVSRGLLYDGFLWPHLLGPLYAEAYAAECATLQGGVVSVHHEGCATATGLVALPGATLLGTAVTTLVLAFLLLGFLSLSLRRDLGSGRRFFYALVPFVLLAGVVLTLRDVSATYPRGLADTVGYPTNLLLAGPMLTLTLALLALLALVGSVLLVDWGVSDRYERPLLFAGLAALGLALGRFVVAATSTPDLGAYPAVPLVVLGGASLLAVVLWTALARLFPHVLAGTSAAGLVVLWGFAVNGVASVVGIDWAVALGLPTAYEATNPLYQVLVDLSRAALPASVVQWAGAALPVLLVQVAVALAVVWMFDDRVVSAVPRLSNALLLAVLGFVLVPGVRTLLWMSVGL from the coding sequence ATGGCAACGTTGCAACATCGAGTCGACCCGCTACAGGCGTGGCTGGGGACGCTCGCCGGGCTGGTAGCGCTGCTCTCGGGCGGCATGTTGGTCTCGCGGGGGCTGCTGTACGACGGGTTCCTCTGGCCGCACCTCCTCGGCCCGCTGTACGCCGAGGCGTACGCCGCCGAGTGCGCGACGCTCCAGGGAGGCGTCGTCTCGGTCCACCACGAGGGCTGTGCGACGGCCACCGGCCTCGTCGCCCTCCCCGGCGCGACGCTCCTCGGGACGGCGGTGACCACCCTCGTGCTCGCGTTCCTCCTGCTGGGGTTCCTGTCGCTCTCCCTGCGTCGTGACCTCGGCAGCGGACGGCGCTTCTTCTACGCGCTGGTCCCGTTCGTCCTGCTGGCGGGCGTGGTGCTCACGCTCCGCGACGTGAGCGCCACCTACCCGCGCGGGCTGGCGGACACGGTCGGCTACCCGACCAACCTCCTGCTCGCGGGGCCGATGCTCACCCTCACGCTCGCGCTCCTCGCGCTTCTCGCCCTCGTGGGGAGCGTCCTGCTGGTCGACTGGGGGGTGAGCGACCGCTACGAGCGTCCCCTGCTGTTCGCCGGACTGGCGGCCCTCGGCCTCGCGCTCGGACGCTTCGTCGTCGCGGCCACCAGTACGCCTGACCTCGGGGCCTACCCGGCGGTTCCACTCGTCGTCCTCGGAGGGGCGTCGCTGCTCGCGGTGGTCCTCTGGACGGCCCTCGCGCGGCTGTTCCCGCACGTCCTCGCGGGCACCAGCGCGGCCGGACTGGTCGTCCTCTGGGGGTTCGCGGTCAACGGCGTGGCGAGCGTCGTCGGAATCGACTGGGCGGTCGCGCTCGGCCTGCCGACGGCCTACGAGGCGACCAACCCGCTCTACCAGGTGCTCGTCGACCTCTCGCGGGCAGCGCTCCCCGCGTCGGTCGTGCAGTGGGCGGGAGCGGCCCTCCCCGTGTTGCTCGTGCAGGTCGCCGTCGCCCTCGCCGTCGTCTGGATGTTCGACGACCGGGTGGTCAGCGCGGTCCCCCGACTCTCGAACGCCCTGTTGCTCGCCGTCCTCGGGTTCGTCCTCGTCCCCGGCGTGCGGACGCTCCTCTGGATGAGCGTCGGCCTCTGA
- a CDS encoding winged helix-turn-helix transcriptional regulator has product MTVEQVTDEWCPITATAAVIGKKWRPVIIHRLLEHGTLGFSALQNEIDGISSKVLSENLEGLEELDLVDRAIVSEKPFRVEYSLTDHGKSLRPIIAAMGNWGLQHLSPPEEIPVYGDAIVLVDD; this is encoded by the coding sequence ATGACCGTCGAACAGGTCACCGACGAGTGGTGTCCGATCACCGCGACCGCCGCCGTCATCGGCAAAAAGTGGCGACCGGTCATCATCCATCGGCTACTCGAACACGGGACGCTCGGCTTCTCGGCGCTACAGAACGAGATTGACGGTATCTCGAGCAAGGTGCTCTCGGAGAACCTGGAGGGACTCGAGGAACTCGACCTCGTGGATCGGGCCATCGTCAGCGAGAAGCCCTTCCGAGTGGAGTACTCGCTGACCGACCACGGGAAGTCCCTGCGGCCCATCATCGCGGCGATGGGCAACTGGGGGCTGCAACACCTCTCCCCGCCCGAGGAGATCCCGGTCTACGGGGACGCGATCGTTCTCGTCGACGACTGA
- a CDS encoding winged helix-turn-helix transcriptional regulator: protein MNSERLEVWCAGQQWCPVTATAAIIGKKWRPVIIHRLLEHGGLGFSALQSEVDGISSKVLSENLEYLEELHLVDRAIVSERPFRVEYTLSDQGKSLRPIIAAMGNWGMQHLSPPEGQPVYQEVVSSTDD from the coding sequence ATGAACTCAGAGCGACTCGAAGTGTGGTGTGCGGGACAGCAGTGGTGTCCCGTCACCGCCACCGCCGCCATCATCGGCAAGAAGTGGCGGCCAGTCATCATCCATCGGCTACTCGAACACGGGGGCCTCGGCTTCTCTGCGTTGCAAAGCGAAGTCGACGGCATCTCGAGCAAGGTGCTCTCGGAGAACCTCGAGTACCTCGAGGAACTCCACCTCGTGGACCGGGCCATCGTCAGCGAGCGCCCGTTCCGCGTCGAGTACACCCTGTCGGACCAGGGCAAGTCCCTGCGGCCCATCATCGCGGCGATGGGCAACTGGGGGATGCAACACCTCTCCCCACCCGAGGGACAGCCGGTCTACCAGGAAGTCGTGTCGTCGACCGACGACTGA